TACCGGAAGCAAAAATACTGCTTTACCATTTTATGGTTTACTAGTATTGCTTAGTGTTGCTGCTTGTGGCTGGTTTGTTTACCGTAGAAAAATATGATCATGTAGTTAAAAAACAGTACCTACTAGGATGTAAACAGTAATTTTACTGCTTACTTGGTAGGGCTGTTTTTTTTTATAAGCTGCTAGTTGTCAGCTAGTCTGACTGCAAGGGAGCCTAAAATATTTTTTTAAATATTAAAAATAACGCACAATAGCTCCTGGCAGTAGCATTTCTTGTCAAAAACAGGTAACATGAATTTAATGAGAGTATACTTTGACAAGGGGGAAGGGATATGAAAAAACTTATTTTAACCACAGTTGTATTGAGCGGGTTAATTTTAGCTGGCTGTCAAAACAATAATGACAAAAATAATAACAATGCAAGTAGCGAAAGTACGACGGTAACCTCAAGTGTAGCAACAAGTGAAAATCAAACTTCAAGTAGCAAAGTAGAATCAACGGTTACTGATAAAAATGGAATTATCATGCCGAAAAATGAATTGTTTGAAGAAACGTTAACTAAATTTAAATCTGCCCATACAGAAGCGATTATTACCAACTTTAAATGGGAGGCGCAAGGGCCAACCGGTCAAGTTGAGATTGAAGGCGAAGACAGTAGCCAAGAATACAACATGATTTTTGATCATAGTGGCAAACTAATCGGCGATACCAGCAAAGTTAACGATGATAAAAACTGGCAAGAAGATGAAGTGAAAACCGATGCGGTGCTGACTTTGACAGATGCAATCAAAAAAGCACAAGAGCAAGCGGATGGATCAATTACTTCTGCTGAATTGGAAAAAGATGATGGTGTGACCAAATGGGAACTAAAGATATTACACACCAATCAAGAAATTGAAATTACACTGGATGCACAAGGTGGCAAGGTTTTAAGTAAAGAAATAGATGATTAAAACCTAAGACTGTGACTATTTGTTGCAGTCTTTTTTTTATTTTGAGAAAAGTACAAAATTTTTTACAGTAAGAATAACGGGACCTAATCAAAAATACGAAAAAATTCGCGCGATTTTTCCAAAGAATAAGCTGTGGCATAATTTTTTTGTGCCAGAGACCTTTCGTCAATTTTTTCTAGGTGTAAAATCTTTGGAAAACAGCATTTAGACTAAATTGTCATGATTTTTGCAAATATTTGTTATAATACGTAAAAAAGGGGGAGTCCGTTGGCAGAAATGCGAAAAAAACGCCTGATGCAAGTAGAAAATCAAGTAGTATTGCCTTTAAGTCAGGAGTTTTTAACCAAAAATAATTTACAGGCTGACAGTATTGTGAATGTCGATGAAGCACTATTAGCACAAGCTTTGACGGAACTTTCCAAAGAAGATATTTTAGAAGATGTCTTAGCAAAAGTGATGAACCAATATGCAGATGAAGAGGAAAAAAATGATGGAAATTAGACAAGCGCAACCAGGAGACTATCCGGCTATTTACCAGCATGTACAACAAGCTTTTAAAACAGCGCAAGTATCCGATGGGACAGAGCAAGATTTTGTTGAAGCTCTGCGTAAAAAGACAACATTCATTCCTGAATTGGAATTTGTAGCAGTTGAAGAAGGTAAAATCATTGGGCATGTTATGTTAAGTGAACAAGAGGTAAAGACTGAAGATACCCATACGCGCAACTTTTTACTGTTAGCACCATTAAGCGTCGACTTTAATTACCGCAATCAAAAAATTGGGGGAGCTTTGATGGAAACGGCATTTAAAAAAGCTGTTGCGCTAGAACGTCATGCTGTTTTTTTAGTGGGAAATCCAGATTACTACAGTCGCTATGGTTTTTCTCAAATTCAAACTTTTGGCTTGAAAAACAAAAGCACGATACCTGATCAATTCATTTTAGGACAAGAATTGGTTCATGGTGTTTTGGCTGATATCAATGGAGAATTGGAAATTAAAGAATAAGGAGTGGTTACAATGCCCAAAACACGAATTGAGGCATTTACCGATGCGGTTATTGCGATTGTAATGACCATTTTGGTTTTAGAATTACATGAACCAAACGGCAGTACCTGGCGTGCTTTTGCTGGGGTGGAACATCAATTTGCGATTTATTTAATTAGCTTTGTTTCTTTAGCAGTTTATTGGAATAATCATCATCATTTATTTAATATCGTCAAAAAAGTTGATGGCTGGGTCTTGTGGGCGAATAATTTATTTATCCTCATGATGACGCTATTCCCATTTGCGACAGCTTGGATTGGGGACTATCCGACTGAGTTAGCGCCGCAATTGTTGTATGGCTTGGTTATTTTCGGCACGGATCTGGCGTATTGCCTGCTAGGCTTTGCCTTAGTGCGGGTGAATGGTAAAAATTCAGAAGTCGGAAAACTTTTTGCCCATTATCCAAAGATCAAAATCACATTGGTCATGAACATCATCGCCTTATTAGCGGGCTGGTTAATTCATCCTGTCAGCGTTTTAGTGGTAAATGCGTTGATGTTGGTGATGTGGTTTATTCCTGAAAAGAAAATTGAAGAGTTGAGTCATTTAAACGAAAGAAAGTGATGAGATGTTTGAAACCTTTGCACAGTTAAATTTGCATGTCACGGAGATGCCAGTGGAGCTGGAAGATAATTCTCCTGTTTATCGGGGGTTTCTAAGAGAACTGCCCCAAATTGTCGGTGAAGGACATTCACGGCAAGAATTGTACCGGCAATTGGCTGAAGGGTATGCAGCATATCGGCAAAGTTTGGTTGAAGAAAGTCGCGAAGAAGCGCAAACCACGTCATTATTAAGCGCCGAACAACTGTTAAAATATTATGACGGGGAAACTTTTGACGGTTTTTCTATCGATACGAAGGCGTAACGCTAGTAAAAATTTAAAATATACGCACTAGCTTTATCCAGCAGCTTTTTTACCCTAAAAAGTAAGCTGTCCTCTTGACCCGGCTAGAAAAAGTCAGTACAATGACTTTTGTGAATATTTTCAAATCGTACAGATAACACGTTTTTGACGTGTCGAGAGAGAGGCGGTTTCTATTTCGGTAGAAACTGCTTCTCTTTTTTTGGGCTTAAGGGTGACTTTTTGTAAAGCTAGCAGCGCATAAATGCTCTGCGTGTAAATTTGAAAGCCAACCTTCCTCAGACAGCTCAAGTTTTTGTACTTATTGGAGAATTAGGAGGAATTTGATGGAGAAAAAAATTCACTTATTATTAGCTGTTTTGGCAACTGGGATGATGTCTTTTGCCGGCGTTTTAATTGAAACGGCGATGAATGTCACCTTTCCAACTTTAATTAGCGAGTTTGGGATTACGACGGGTCAAGTACAATGGGTAACGACGATTTATTTGTTGATTATTGCAATTATTGTGCCCTTTTCAACTTATTTATTGAAAAACTTTCAAATCCGCACGTTATTTTTGGCGTCCAATCTTTTATTTATTGCAGGACTTTTGATTGATTTTTGGTCGCCAAGTTTTCTAGTATTACTGGCTGGGCGCCTATTACAAGGTATTAGTACGGGGATTGCGTTACCGCTAATGTTTCATATTATTTTAACCTATACGCCAATTGAGAAGCGCGGTGCAATGATTGGCATTGGAAATTTAACTACGTCCATTGCACCTGCAATTGGGCCGACTTATGGCGGTGTCTTAACTTCAGCTTTAAGCTGGCATTATATTTTCTTATTTTTAGTGCCGGTCTTATTGCTTTCTCTAATTTTAGGATTGTATGCGATTCCGGCAATGGCAATCAAAAAAGGCGGCAAGTTGGATCTTTTCAGCATGGCAGGAATTATTTTGATGTTCACGGGCTTTTTATTGTTCTTAAATCAACTGGGCTCATTATTCAGTATCATTCCGCTTATCGTGGGATTTTTAGGCTTAGCTTTGTTTTATAACCGAGCTACAACGGTTAAAGAGCCGTTAATTCGTTTAACTGTTTTAAAAAATAAAGGCTTTCGTTTATTTTTATTAGGCTTTTTGGTTTGTCAATTTCTACTGTTGGGAATTTCTTTTGTCTTACCCAATTTTGTACAAATTGTAATGGGCAAAGATGCTTTTGTAGCTGGACTTGTGATGTTGCCAGGAGCTGCTGTGGGGGCTGTTTTAGCACCTATTTCTGGACGAGTATTGGATAATTATGGGGCTAAAAAGCCAATTCTATTTGGTTTAACCTTGGTGACAATTGGCTGGTTGGCCTTGACGCTTTTGTTATGCACACCAATTTTACTGGGCTTTGTGGCAGCTCATGTATTTTATATGATTGGCATTGGTTTTTCTTATAGCAATATGATGACAACTGGCATGAGCCAAATTGAAACAGAAATGTTTGCAGATGGGAATGCGATTTTCAACACACTGCAACAATTTTCCGGTGCTGTTGCCACCGCAATTGTGGCAACGATTATTAATTTAGCGCAAAAAAGTCAATCAGATTACCAAGCTGGGACTATTTTAGGTTCGCAGCTATCATTGATTTTTCTATTTGTTTTAGTTGTTTTCGTCTTTATCGGCTGTCTACGCTACTTTAAAGCTACGGCGAAATAAAAAAACTGGGCACAAACTCGTCGACCAAAATTTTGGTGCAGCTTGTGTCCAGTTTTTATTTTTTTAAGACGATAAGTCAAAATTTCAAGAAATTTGAAAAGCAATTTATTGCAATTCTGCCTTATTGCTGGCGAGTAAAGTGCGTACAAAAAGCTTTTCTATCTGTCTGGCTTTTTGAACTAACTCGCTGTGACAATAAGTCAAAATTTCAAGAAATTTGAAAAACAATTTATTGTAATTCTGCCTTATTGCTGGCGAGTAAAACGCGTACAAAAGGCCTTTCTATCTGTCTGGCTTTTTGAACTAACTCGCTGTGACAATAAGTCAAAATTTCAAGAAATTTGAAAAACAATTTATCGCAATTCTGCCTTATTGCTGGCGAGTAAAGCGAGTACCAAAAGCCTTTCTTTATTCAGGCATAATCAATTGATCGATTTTTTTTAAGACGACAGCTAGGGCGTGGGTAACTTTTGAACGGGATAGAATATAAACCGTTAAAAGAGCGCCGCCAACTAAAAGTAAGCCATGTAACAAAGGATTCTGAATAAATTCGCCTAATTGAACGACCGGAGCAATCAGATAAATGTGCAGCAGATAAATTGCCAAAGTATTTTGGCCCCAAACCGTATAAAAATGCCGCTTTTCGGTTGCCATTACTAAAAAAGCAAAAACAAAAGCAAAGCCTAACGCATAAAGACACATGTCAGCTAGGATATTTTGCCAGAGGGGGATTTCAAATAAGTCATAAGCACGATCGCCCCATAAAATTTCTGGAGGCAGTTGGGCTTTTACCCAAATAAAAGCAGTCACCAATCCTAAAATTACTACTAGTAATCCTAACACGCGTGAAAAAGGGAAACGCCGTAGTTTTTCAATCATTTTCCGGTCGGTATAATAACCGGCCAAAAAGAATGGGAGAAAACCTAGCGTACGAGCCATGGCCATGTAAGTACCAAACTCTGTTAATAAACCGGAAAAAATACCGACGATAAAACTAAAAAGTAAAACATGGCGCACTTTGATTAAATCAGGTAAGAGCAGTCGCCAAATGAACATGCAATACAAGTACCACAGCGTCCAGCCGGGATTTAAAATAGTAATCGTTTCAATTTTACCCATTAATAACAAGATGATACTTAAAATAAAGTTCAAAATAAGATAGGGAATCAAAAAAGTTTTGACCGCGCTTTTGCGCCCCTTTTTTACCCGTTTGGAAAAATAACCGGAGATAAAAATGAAAACCGGCATATGGAACAAGTAAATAAAAACGTAGAAGAACTCTGCTGTTTGGTTGTTTAACCGAAAGTATTCCAAAGCGTGACCTAAAATCACCAAAAAAATTAAGACACCTCTTAAATTATCAAAAAGCAGTTCTCGTTGTTTTGAAATAATGGACACCTCCTAGTCCGTCAGTTATGCTAGAGATAACACTATTGTACCACTTTTTCAAGGAGGGATGAGATGCGTTATTCGGCAAAATTTGTCAAACAGGTTTTTAAAGTAATTCAAATGAAAAAATTAGTGGGGATGTCCATGGTGGCACCGCCAAAGCGCCGCAATATCAATATCCGACAGTTAGAAAACAGCGACTTGCCGCAAAAGCGCAGTGAAATTAGTGGTCGTGAGCTGATTACATTATTTCCACCCCATGTGACCAATAAGCATGTGCTTTATTTACACGGTGGCGGCTATGCATTAGAAGCATCGCCTTTTCATAAACAAATTCAAGAACGTTTTGTTACACGCTTTAATTTAAAAGTAAGCTATTTTGACTATCCGCTGGCACCAGAAGCGACAGCTGTCCAAACCCTAGCGGCAACAAAGGAAGCTTTTTATCATCTGCGTTACTTATATCCAGATGATGCGTTTTATATCTTTGGAGATTCTGCTGGGGGCGGTTTATCAATGAGTTTAGCGCAGCATTTACGGGATGAAGCAGCTGCAAAACGGCCGCAAAAATTAGCGCTGGCTTCCCCTTGGTTAGATGTTTCCGTGAGCGATCCCCGCTCTAGTGCACTAGAAGAAAAAGATGTCTTGTTGGAAAAAGATCTGCTAACTAAAGCAGGGGCGACGTATGCGGGGAATTTAGCTGTCGATGATCCGTTAGTCTCACCGATTTACGGGACGTTTGAAAACTTAGGGGAGCTTTTAGTCATTAGTGGAACAGATGAAATATTGTATCCTGATGTTTTGCGCTTAAAAGAAAAAGTTGCAAATGTTGCTGGGACAACGTTAAGTTTAGTCATCGTTCCAGAGATGATACATGATTTTGTGGTTTATCCTTTGAAAGAATCGTTGCAGTATGTTGATGAAATGGGCGAGTTTTTTGCAGAAGATAAATGAAAAAAGCTAGCCAGACGACCTTTAACTCTTAAAATAAAAACTGCCGCAAGGAATTTTA
The DNA window shown above is from Enterococcus montenegrensis and carries:
- a CDS encoding alpha/beta hydrolase fold domain-containing protein — translated: MRYSAKFVKQVFKVIQMKKLVGMSMVAPPKRRNINIRQLENSDLPQKRSEISGRELITLFPPHVTNKHVLYLHGGGYALEASPFHKQIQERFVTRFNLKVSYFDYPLAPEATAVQTLAATKEAFYHLRYLYPDDAFYIFGDSAGGGLSMSLAQHLRDEAAAKRPQKLALASPWLDVSVSDPRSSALEEKDVLLEKDLLTKAGATYAGNLAVDDPLVSPIYGTFENLGELLVISGTDEILYPDVLRLKEKVANVAGTTLSLVIVPEMIHDFVVYPLKESLQYVDEMGEFFAEDK
- a CDS encoding PepSY domain-containing protein, whose amino-acid sequence is MKKLILTTVVLSGLILAGCQNNNDKNNNNASSESTTVTSSVATSENQTSSSKVESTVTDKNGIIMPKNELFEETLTKFKSAHTEAIITNFKWEAQGPTGQVEIEGEDSSQEYNMIFDHSGKLIGDTSKVNDDKNWQEDEVKTDAVLTLTDAIKKAQEQADGSITSAELEKDDGVTKWELKILHTNQEIEITLDAQGGKVLSKEIDD
- a CDS encoding TMEM175 family protein; amino-acid sequence: MPKTRIEAFTDAVIAIVMTILVLELHEPNGSTWRAFAGVEHQFAIYLISFVSLAVYWNNHHHLFNIVKKVDGWVLWANNLFILMMTLFPFATAWIGDYPTELAPQLLYGLVIFGTDLAYCLLGFALVRVNGKNSEVGKLFAHYPKIKITLVMNIIALLAGWLIHPVSVLVVNALMLVMWFIPEKKIEELSHLNERK
- a CDS encoding acyltransferase family protein — protein: MSIISKQRELLFDNLRGVLIFLVILGHALEYFRLNNQTAEFFYVFIYLFHMPVFIFISGYFSKRVKKGRKSAVKTFLIPYLILNFILSIILLLMGKIETITILNPGWTLWYLYCMFIWRLLLPDLIKVRHVLLFSFIVGIFSGLLTEFGTYMAMARTLGFLPFFLAGYYTDRKMIEKLRRFPFSRVLGLLVVILGLVTAFIWVKAQLPPEILWGDRAYDLFEIPLWQNILADMCLYALGFAFVFAFLVMATEKRHFYTVWGQNTLAIYLLHIYLIAPVVQLGEFIQNPLLHGLLLVGGALLTVYILSRSKVTHALAVVLKKIDQLIMPE
- a CDS encoding MFS transporter, whose translation is MMEKKIHLLLAVLATGMMSFAGVLIETAMNVTFPTLISEFGITTGQVQWVTTIYLLIIAIIVPFSTYLLKNFQIRTLFLASNLLFIAGLLIDFWSPSFLVLLAGRLLQGISTGIALPLMFHIILTYTPIEKRGAMIGIGNLTTSIAPAIGPTYGGVLTSALSWHYIFLFLVPVLLLSLILGLYAIPAMAIKKGGKLDLFSMAGIILMFTGFLLFLNQLGSLFSIIPLIVGFLGLALFYNRATTVKEPLIRLTVLKNKGFRLFLLGFLVCQFLLLGISFVLPNFVQIVMGKDAFVAGLVMLPGAAVGAVLAPISGRVLDNYGAKKPILFGLTLVTIGWLALTLLLCTPILLGFVAAHVFYMIGIGFSYSNMMTTGMSQIETEMFADGNAIFNTLQQFSGAVATAIVATIINLAQKSQSDYQAGTILGSQLSLIFLFVLVVFVFIGCLRYFKATAK
- a CDS encoding GNAT family N-acetyltransferase translates to MMEIRQAQPGDYPAIYQHVQQAFKTAQVSDGTEQDFVEALRKKTTFIPELEFVAVEEGKIIGHVMLSEQEVKTEDTHTRNFLLLAPLSVDFNYRNQKIGGALMETAFKKAVALERHAVFLVGNPDYYSRYGFSQIQTFGLKNKSTIPDQFILGQELVHGVLADINGELEIKE